CGTGGTTGAGCATCCTGGGTCCGCTCGCGGATGTCGTGGGGGCGTTTGCGGCGTTGAAGAAGGCCGAGCAGTCCCGGCATGTCGCGACCGGTGACCCTGAAGTTGATGCGGCACGAGCCAGCGATGAGCGGGGTCGGGGTGCGTGGATGGCTGATACCGCTCTGGAGCTGCTGTCGGGTCGGTGTGAGGGCCAGGTGCAGCCGGTCGAGGTGGGTCTGGTGATGCGTGAGGAAGCGATCGTGCGCACCGGCGAAGGTACCGGTGCCGATGCTGCTGGCTCGGTCTTCTTCCGCACTAGCGCCGCCAGCGCCTCCGCCGACTCCACCTACGCCAGAGATGTTGGTGGTGCTGGTGATCGGGATGAGGTGGAGGTCCCGGGGTGGGGTGCGATGCCCGGTGAGATGGCCCGGGAGCATCTGCTGCGTCTGTGCGATACCGGGACCGCGACGTGGTTGCGCCGGTTGTGGACCGCACCGGGCGGCACCAACCTGGTCGCGATGGACTCCAAGCGGAGACTCTTCAGTGGGGTGCTGCGTCAGCTGATCGAGCTGCGCGATGCGACCTGCCGGGTCCCGTTCTGCGGGGCGCCGATCCGCGACATCGACCACGTCAGTCCGCATGCCCTTGGTGGTGAGACCTCGGCAGCGAACGCGATGAGTGACTGCCAGGGCCACAACCTGGTCAAGGAAGCCCCTGGTTGGCGGGCCGAGGTCACCTCCACCGGTCTGGATCCCGGCGGCGGCCCCCACGAAGTCACCCTCACCACCCCGACGGGCAGCGAGTACATCTGCACGGCGCCGCCCCTGCTCGGCCACGGACGACCCCGACCTCGGTCGCGGCCACCCCTGGCAGGGGCGACGACCCGGCGCCGCCCCGTCGACACCATCGACGCCACGAGATCAGCGATCGAGGTGCACTTCGAGGGACTGCTCGGGGCCGCCTAGGTCCCCACGAGGTCAGATCTGGTGCTGCCCGGTGCCACCCAGCGGCAGGGGCGGCCCGGCGACGCCCTCGCGGTCGAAGGCCTCCTTGACCCGGCGCCGGATCTCGCGCTGGATGCCCCAGTTCTCGTTGGGGGCGCACGTGGCGAAGACGCGCACCGTCACGGTGCCTGCGCCGATCGTCTCGACGCCGAGCACCGACGGCGTCTCGCGCAGCACCTCGCTCCAGTGCCCGTCGTCCTTCATCCGCGAGACCGCATCGGTGATGATCCCGATGACCCGGTCGACGTCCTCCGTGTACGAGAAGGGCAGGTCCACCATGACCGTCGACCAGCCCTGGCTGCGGTTGCCGATCCGGATGATCTCGCCGTTGCGCACGTACCAGACGACACCATCGAGGTCGCGCAGCCGGGTGACCCGCAGCGTGACCTCCTCGACGGTGCCGACCGCCTCACCGGTGTCGATGAAGTCACCCACCCCGTACTGGTCCTCGAGGATCATGAAGATGCCCGAGAGGTAGTCGCGCACGAGCGCCTGCGCACCAAAACCCAGCGCGACGCCGCCGACACCGGCGGACGCGAGCAGCGGCGCCAGCGGGATGCCGAGCAGGGCCAGCACGGTGAGCGTCGAGACCGTCGCGATGACGATCGTCGCGATACTGCGCAGCAGCGAGCCCATCGTCAGGGTGCGCTGCCGGTACCGCTCGCTGGCCGTGACGGAGGGCTTGCCCTGGGTGCGCTTGTGGTCCCGCTTCTCCCGGGACGCCTCGCTCCGGGCGATCGAGGCCTCGACGGCCTTGGTGATCGCCCGGTGCGCGAGCCACCTGGCCACGACGGCCAGGACGATGGTGACGACGATCTTCAGCGGAGCGCCCAGGAGCCAGTCCGAGGCGGACGCCCAGGTGATGTCGAGGGTGAGCAGCCGAGTCATGTCGATCATCCGGCCGAGTCTGCGTCACGCTCCTGAGCAGCAACTGCACGCGCGACCGCGTCGCGGCTCTCGGCGACCGTGCGCCGTAGGCCGGCTGGCGCCGAGTCGTGCTCGTCGAGCCAGGTCTGGGTGGTGGCGAGCAGCTCGGGACCGGCCAGCGCCATCGGGTAGAAGCCGATGACGATGCCCTCGGCGATGGCGTGCGTCCGCGAGGACCACACCTCCTCGAGGACGTCGTGGTACCGCTGGACGAAGGGGGTGAGCAGCCCCGGGTCGGTGGTGCGGCCGAAGCCCAGACCGTGCGCGTCGACCACCGAGTTGGGCGTCTCGGTGGAGACGACGCCGGCCTGCCAGGCAGCCTCCTTGGCCTCCGGCGTGGGGATGCTCGCGGCAGCGCGGGCGGCGCGCTCTCGACCAGTGGCGGTGTTGTCCCCCTTCGCCTCTGCGGCAACGGCGTCCGCGTCGGCCTCGCCGGCTGCAGCCAGGCCGGTGAGCAAGGTCCAGCGCATGTCGGTGTCGACGGCCAGACCCTCGAGGGAGGCGCTGCCGTCGAGCAGACCGGCCACCAGGGAGACGTCGTCGCCGGGGGCGAGCAGACCGGCGTGGCCGGTGACGAGCTGCAGCTGGGCGTCGCTGCCCGAGGCCGCCGCGCGGGCCAGCTCGGCGAGGTGCGCCACGACCTGCTGGCGGACCTGCTCACGGTGGGCCGGAGCGCCGTAGGTGAGCACGGCGGTCGAGATCTGGCCGATGAGGGAGCGCAGCAGCACCGAGTCGGAGAGACCGTCGAGGACCGGCAGGACCAGCTCGACATAGGCGCGGGCGGCCATCTCGCCGTCGCGGGTCATGTCCCACGCCGACGCCAGCGCGAGCGAGGCCGGCAGCGACTCGGCGAAGGCCGTGGGGTGGGCCAGCAGCGTTGCGAGGGAACGCTCGTCGAGCCGCAGCTTGGCGTAGCTCAGGTCGTCGTCGTTGAGCAGCAGCAGGTCGGGCTGACGCTGACCGACGAGCTGCGGCAGGGGAGTGTGCTCGCCGTCCACGTCGACCTCGATGCGCTCACGACGCTGCAGGGTGCCGTCGACGAGGTCGTATAGACCGACCGCGAGACGGTGCGGGCGCAGCGTCGCGAAGCCCTCGGCGAAGGTCTGCTCGATGACCGCGTCGACGTAGAGGCCGCGATCGTCGACCTCGACCACGGGACGAAGGGTGTTGACCCCAGCGGTCTCGAGCCACAGCTTCGACCACGCGCGCAGGTCGCGGCCCGACGTCGCCTCGAGCTCGTCGAGCAGGTCGTCGAGGGTCGTGTTGCCCCAGGCGTGCTTGGCGAAGTAGGCCCGCAGACCGTCGCGGAAGGGCTCACGGCCGACATAGGCCACGAGCTGCTTGATGACCGAGGCGCCCTTGGCGTAGGTGATGCCGTCGAAGTTGACCTCGACGTCGTCGAGGTCGCGGATCGGCGCGACGATCGGGTGGGTCGAGCTGAGCTGGTCCTGGCGGTAGGCCCAGGCCTTCTCGTGCGTGCAGAAGGTCGTCCAGGCGTCGGCCCACTCGGTGGCCTCGGACTGGCAGGTCGTGGAGGCCCACTCGGCGAAGGACTCGTTGAGCCACAGGTCGTTCCACCACTTCATCGTCACGAGGTTGCCGAACCACATGTGGGCCAGCTCGTGCAGCACGGTGAGGGCGCGGCGCTCGACGAGCGCGTCGGGCACCTTGGAGCGGAAGACGTACATCTCGTGGAAGGTCACGCACCCCGCGTTTTCCATCGCGCCCATGTTGTACTCCGGCGTGAAGACCTGGTCGTACTTGGTGAAGGGGTAGGCGCGGTCGAACTCCTCCTCGAAGAAGGCGAAACCCGCCTTGGTGAGGGCGAAGAGGTTGTCGGCGTCGAGGTACTGCGTCAGCGACTTGCGGCAGAAGATGCCCAGCGGCACCTCCTTGTCCCGTGAGGTGAGCGAGTCGCGCACGACGTCGTAGGGGCCGGCGACGAGCGCGGTGATGTAGCTGCTCATCCGCTCGGTGGGGGCGAAGGCCCACGTGGCCACGCCCTCCTGGCCCTGCACTGGGGTCGGCTCGGGGGTGGGGGAGTTGCCGATGACCTCCCAGTGCGCGGGCGCGGTGACGGTCAGCGTGAAGCTCGCCTTGAGGTCGGGCTGCTCGAAGACGGGGTACATCCGGCGGCTGTCGGGCACCTCGAACTGCGTGTAGAGGTAGACCTCGCCGTCGACCGGGTCGACGAAGCGGTGCAGCCCCTCGCCGGTGTTCATGTAGCGACCGGTGGCGCTGATCGTCACCGTGTTGTCCTCGGCGAGGCCCTCGAGCTGCACGCGGTGGTCGGCGAAGATCGCTGCGGCGTCGAGCTCGGTGCCGTTGAGGACGACGGACTCGACGGACTCACCGATGAAGTCGACGAAGGTGGAGCCTCCCCCCTTCGCCGTGAAGTGGATGGTGCTCGTCGTCGCGAAGGTCGTCTCCGACGTCGTCAGGTCGAGGGTGATCTCGTGGCTGTCGACGGTGACGACGGCCGCCCTGGCGGCGGCCTCCTCACGGGTGAGGTTCTTGCCCGGCACGTGTTGCTCCTTCGCAATAGGCGTTTTCCTCACTCTGTCACAGGCCACGGACACGTCTGAGACGATTGGGGCATGGCGACAACTCCCGTTCAGATGTGGTTCGACCCGCTGTGCCCCTGGGCCTGGATGACCAGCCGCTGGCTGATGGAGGTCGAGCAGGTCCGCGACATCGA
The genomic region above belongs to Janibacter limosus and contains:
- a CDS encoding DUF222 domain-containing protein, coding for MTDQGTDTTVGGSVVGDALPDRLAAALEVLSGARAEGLSEAELLQVVSLMEATKGAAAALQARATAMFVEDRDARVAQDRADGVVSAREASCRRRAARAELALARRCAPGQADRHVGLAKALVRDLPCTLAALTAGELSEWRATIVARETACLSHEDRVEADRRLAGCLTTVGDRELAAAAHRASADLDAEALVRRRRKAVASRNVSVRPAADGMAWLSILGPLADVVGAFAALKKAEQSRHVATGDPEVDAARASDERGRGAWMADTALELLSGRCEGQVQPVEVGLVMREEAIVRTGEGTGADAAGSVFFRTSAASASADSTYARDVGGAGDRDEVEVPGWGAMPGEMAREHLLRLCDTGTATWLRRLWTAPGGTNLVAMDSKRRLFSGVLRQLIELRDATCRVPFCGAPIRDIDHVSPHALGGETSAANAMSDCQGHNLVKEAPGWRAEVTSTGLDPGGGPHEVTLTTPTGSEYICTAPPLLGHGRPRPRSRPPLAGATTRRRPVDTIDATRSAIEVHFEGLLGAA
- a CDS encoding mechanosensitive ion channel family protein; translated protein: MIDMTRLLTLDITWASASDWLLGAPLKIVVTIVLAVVARWLAHRAITKAVEASIARSEASREKRDHKRTQGKPSVTASERYRQRTLTMGSLLRSIATIVIATVSTLTVLALLGIPLAPLLASAGVGGVALGFGAQALVRDYLSGIFMILEDQYGVGDFIDTGEAVGTVEEVTLRVTRLRDLDGVVWYVRNGEIIRIGNRSQGWSTVMVDLPFSYTEDVDRVIGIITDAVSRMKDDGHWSEVLRETPSVLGVETIGAGTVTVRVFATCAPNENWGIQREIRRRVKEAFDREGVAGPPLPLGGTGQHQI
- the pepN gene encoding aminopeptidase N; this encodes MPGKNLTREEAAARAAVVTVDSHEITLDLTTSETTFATTSTIHFTAKGGGSTFVDFIGESVESVVLNGTELDAAAIFADHRVQLEGLAEDNTVTISATGRYMNTGEGLHRFVDPVDGEVYLYTQFEVPDSRRMYPVFEQPDLKASFTLTVTAPAHWEVIGNSPTPEPTPVQGQEGVATWAFAPTERMSSYITALVAGPYDVVRDSLTSRDKEVPLGIFCRKSLTQYLDADNLFALTKAGFAFFEEEFDRAYPFTKYDQVFTPEYNMGAMENAGCVTFHEMYVFRSKVPDALVERRALTVLHELAHMWFGNLVTMKWWNDLWLNESFAEWASTTCQSEATEWADAWTTFCTHEKAWAYRQDQLSSTHPIVAPIRDLDDVEVNFDGITYAKGASVIKQLVAYVGREPFRDGLRAYFAKHAWGNTTLDDLLDELEATSGRDLRAWSKLWLETAGVNTLRPVVEVDDRGLYVDAVIEQTFAEGFATLRPHRLAVGLYDLVDGTLQRRERIEVDVDGEHTPLPQLVGQRQPDLLLLNDDDLSYAKLRLDERSLATLLAHPTAFAESLPASLALASAWDMTRDGEMAARAYVELVLPVLDGLSDSVLLRSLIGQISTAVLTYGAPAHREQVRQQVVAHLAELARAAASGSDAQLQLVTGHAGLLAPGDDVSLVAGLLDGSASLEGLAVDTDMRWTLLTGLAAAGEADADAVAAEAKGDNTATGRERAARAAASIPTPEAKEAAWQAGVVSTETPNSVVDAHGLGFGRTTDPGLLTPFVQRYHDVLEEVWSSRTHAIAEGIVIGFYPMALAGPELLATTQTWLDEHDSAPAGLRRTVAESRDAVARAVAAQERDADSAG